TCCATTAAACGCAATACCCCATTTTTCATTAAAGTCGTAGTTTAGATCTGCTCCTGCACCAACGGCATCTATTTCTGTAAGATACCCAGCATGTATACCAGCTCCGAAGCCTTGTGCCTGCATGGCGTAGGTTGAAAGCGCTAACGTAGCAATAAATAAGAATTTTTTCATTGAATTGTTTTTAAGTAATTATCATATTCAAAAATACACTTTTTAAACATAAAAAAAGCAGGAGTATAAGCTCCTGCTAAAAATATTGTTGGATTATTTTCTATTCAAAAAACCAGCCTACAGAAACACTAAATACTGAATTTGCTGCTTCTATATCATTATCTTCAAAAACACTAATAAAGTCTGACGCATACCTTAACTGGAAAAACAACCCTAAATCGGGTAGCTGATATTGAGCACCAATAGCGTTACTAACGATAAAGCTCTTAGCCTCCACATCTATGGTTCCAGCATTTGTATCTTCTTCGCCAACTAAGTTAAATCCAAATTGAGGACCGCCATGTAGACTTAGCCCTTTAGCTACAGTAAAATCTACTAACACAGGCACATTTATATAATCAAGATTACCTGTTGCCTCAACACCAAAAAGATTGTAAGTGTAGCCCTGTCTAGAGTATACTAATTCTGGTTGTAGCGCAAGCCAGCTATTCAGGCCAATGTTTGCTAGACCTCCAATATGGAAATCGGTTTGTCCATCTAAACTCCTCACACTATCTCCATAAAGTCCCGAAAAATTCACACCAGCTTTGGCACCAAATTTAGTTTCCTGGGCATTTACGGTAAGCGTTGCTAATAGAACCAAGGTCATTATACACACGTATTTTTTCATTTTGTATTTATTTTATTAGGGTTAAAAATTATCAAATTTTGGTAATTCAAATTATAAGTATTAGCTACATAAAAAAACAGGAGCTCGGCTCCTGTTTCTGCAACTTTTTTAGGTTGTATTAGAAAGAATATCCAACAGATAATTGGGCAACATTATTTTGATTCTTAAAATTGTCAGAACCTGGTCCATCATTTATGTTAGATAAACCCAATGCATAGCGCGCACTAAAAAATACACCCATAGGTAATCTGTACGTAGCTCCAGCGGCTAAACTAAAGTCAGTTCCTTTTACAGAATCTGAAATATCTTGTTCGCCACCAGATTGCGATTCAATAATAGCAATTA
This Rasiella rasia DNA region includes the following protein-coding sequences:
- a CDS encoding outer membrane beta-barrel protein: MKKYVCIMTLVLLATLTVNAQETKFGAKAGVNFSGLYGDSVRSLDGQTDFHIGGLANIGLNSWLALQPELVYSRQGYTYNLFGVEATGNLDYINVPVLVDFTVAKGLSLHGGPQFGFNLVGEEDTNAGTIDVEAKSFIVSNAIGAQYQLPDLGLFFQLRYASDFISVFEDNDIEAANSVFSVSVGWFFE